From the Terriglobales bacterium genome, the window TCCGGTGGGGCCGGAGAGGAATAGAGATTGGATGGCGTTCGGCAAGAGAGTCTCGATAGCATTCTAGACGGATGTCCAGCATGGCCATTTCGTGATTTGGTGATTTCGCGATTTCGTGATTGAATCGCCGGGTCACCAAATCACGAAATCACGCAATCACGAAATCACGAAATTCCCAAGTTCCACCTCCGCAAGTATCCTGTCTCCATGGACTTGGTCCGCCTTACACGCGAGCTCATCGACATCGAATCGATCACCGGCAACGAAGCTGCTGTTGGCGAATATCTGTACCGCTTTCTGTCGAAACTCGGATATCGCACCGAGAAGATGCCGGTCGAAGGGGCTCGGCACAACGTTTATGCGGCTCTCGATGCACGTCCCGATTTGGTGTTTTCGACCCACATGGACACGGTGCCGCCCTTCATTCCGTCGTCAGAAGACGGCGAGAAGATCTATGGCCGTGGCTCCTGCGATGCGAAAGGAATCATTGCCGCGCAGATCGCTGCCGCCGAGCGTCTGCGGGGAGGCAGTTCGCGCATCGGACTGCTTTTCGTGGTCGGAGAGGAGCGCGACAGTCAGGGCGCCAAAGAGGCAAATCGTCATGCTCCTGGTTGTCGGTTCCTGATTAACGGCGAGCCGACAGAAAACAAAATCGGTCGTGCGTCGAAGGGTACATTGCGCGTGCAACTCACAGCTACAGGACGGATGGCGCATTCTGCGTACCCGCATTTGGGCGACTCGGCGATTGAGAAGTTAGTCAAAGCGTTATATCGGCTTTTGGAGATGCCGTTGCCGAACAATCCTGAAATCGGTCCAGCGACTCTCAACATAGGTCAGATTGAAGGCGGCCGTGCTCCTAATGTCATTCCCGATTTTGCACGTGCGCAGTTGCTTTACCGGCTGGTGGGCACGACGGAAAAGCTGCGCAAGGACATTCAGGCTGCGGTGAACGAGTTTGCTACCCCCGAATTTGCGCTGGAGATTCCATATATGAAGCTCCGAACAGTGGACGGGATTCCTGAAATGATTGCCGCCTTTACGACCGATATTCCTGCTTTGACGAATTGGGGTGAACCGGTGCTGTTAGGACCGGGCTCAATTCACGTTGCCCATACCGATGGGGAGTTCATTCCAAAACGGGAATTGAATGAGGCGGTTGACTTGTACGCGTCGGTTGCAAAGAAGCTGATGGCTTCTTAGAAAGGTTAGGGGCATGCGAAACAGAACCGGCGGCGGTAGCCGGTGGGCCGAAGATCGTCGAATGGCGAGCTCAGGGTGCGACGATAGCTCAGGCAATCTCGAGAGACGCAGCCGCAAGACAAGCGGCTGCCCCAGCGTCTACCGGCGCCGGTTCTGTAGCTTTCGCAACCATTAGGGCTCTAGCTCGTCAGCACGCTTTCCTGTTGCGATGCCAGCC encodes:
- a CDS encoding M20/M25/M40 family metallo-hydrolase, coding for MDLVRLTRELIDIESITGNEAAVGEYLYRFLSKLGYRTEKMPVEGARHNVYAALDARPDLVFSTHMDTVPPFIPSSEDGEKIYGRGSCDAKGIIAAQIAAAERLRGGSSRIGLLFVVGEERDSQGAKEANRHAPGCRFLINGEPTENKIGRASKGTLRVQLTATGRMAHSAYPHLGDSAIEKLVKALYRLLEMPLPNNPEIGPATLNIGQIEGGRAPNVIPDFARAQLLYRLVGTTEKLRKDIQAAVNEFATPEFALEIPYMKLRTVDGIPEMIAAFTTDIPALTNWGEPVLLGPGSIHVAHTDGEFIPKRELNEAVDLYASVAKKLMAS